The following are encoded together in the Serratia odorifera genome:
- the fadD gene encoding long-chain-fatty-acid--CoA ligase FadD yields MDKVWLKRYPADVPAEIDADRHSSLVEMFESAALRYADQPAFINMGEVMTFRKLEERSRAFAAYLQNELGLQKGDRVALMMPNLLQYPIALFGVLRAGMVVVNVNPLYTPRELEHQLNDSGAAAIVIVSNFAHTLEKVVFKTQIKHVILTRMGDQLSAAKGTLVNFVVKYIKRLVPKYHLPDAISFRAALQRGRRLQYVKPDIINSDLAFLQYTGGTTGVAKGAMLTHRNMQANLEQAKAAYAPLFRDGQELVVTALPLYHIFALTVNCLLFIDLGGRNLLITNPRDIPGLVKELAKYPFTAMSGVNTLFNALLNNDDFHKLDFSTLRFSVGGGMSVQKSVADKWEKTTGKHLLEGYGLTECAPLVAGNPYDLKHYSGSIGLPVPSTDVRLVDEHGNDVAPGEPGELWVKGPQVMLGYWQRPEATDEVLKDGWLATGDIVTVDNDGFIRIVDRKKDMILVSGFNVYPNEIEEVVSQHAKVLECAAIGVPSDVSGEAVKVCVVKKDASLTADELLTHCRRHLTGYKVPKIVEFRDELPKSNVGKILRRELRDEQNKPKAADAA; encoded by the coding sequence TTGGACAAGGTCTGGTTAAAACGTTACCCGGCAGATGTTCCGGCAGAAATCGACGCCGATCGCCATTCGTCTTTGGTTGAAATGTTCGAAAGCGCGGCGCTGCGCTACGCAGATCAGCCAGCCTTTATCAACATGGGCGAGGTCATGACTTTCCGCAAGCTGGAAGAGCGCAGCCGGGCTTTCGCCGCCTATTTGCAAAATGAACTCGGTTTGCAGAAGGGCGACCGTGTGGCGTTGATGATGCCCAACCTGTTGCAATACCCGATTGCGCTGTTTGGCGTCTTGCGCGCCGGCATGGTGGTGGTCAACGTCAATCCGCTTTATACGCCGCGCGAGTTGGAACACCAGTTGAACGACAGCGGGGCGGCGGCGATCGTCATCGTATCCAACTTTGCCCATACGCTGGAAAAAGTGGTATTCAAAACCCAGATCAAGCACGTAATCCTGACGCGGATGGGCGATCAGCTTTCCGCCGCCAAAGGCACGCTGGTCAATTTTGTGGTGAAGTACATCAAACGGTTGGTGCCCAAGTATCACCTGCCGGATGCCATCTCGTTTCGCGCCGCGCTGCAACGCGGTCGCCGGCTGCAATATGTAAAACCGGACATCATTAATTCCGATCTGGCGTTCTTGCAATACACCGGTGGCACCACCGGGGTTGCCAAGGGCGCGATGCTGACCCACCGCAACATGCAGGCCAATCTGGAGCAGGCCAAGGCGGCCTATGCGCCGCTGTTCCGTGACGGTCAGGAGCTGGTGGTGACGGCGTTACCGCTGTATCACATTTTTGCACTAACGGTGAACTGCCTGTTATTCATCGATCTGGGTGGTCGCAACCTGCTGATCACCAACCCGCGTGATATTCCCGGTCTGGTAAAAGAACTGGCCAAATACCCGTTCACCGCCATGAGTGGGGTAAATACCTTGTTTAATGCGCTGCTGAATAACGACGACTTCCACAAACTCGATTTCTCGACCCTGCGTTTCTCGGTCGGCGGCGGCATGTCGGTGCAGAAATCGGTGGCGGACAAATGGGAAAAAACCACCGGCAAACATTTGCTGGAAGGCTATGGCCTGACCGAGTGCGCGCCGCTGGTGGCTGGCAACCCCTACGATCTGAAACATTACAGCGGCAGCATCGGTTTGCCAGTGCCGTCGACCGACGTGCGCCTGGTGGATGAGCACGGCAATGATGTTGCGCCGGGCGAACCGGGTGAACTGTGGGTCAAAGGGCCGCAAGTTATGTTAGGCTATTGGCAGCGCCCGGAAGCAACGGATGAAGTGTTGAAGGACGGTTGGCTGGCGACCGGCGATATCGTTACGGTCGATAATGACGGGTTTATCCGCATTGTCGATCGCAAGAAGGACATGATCCTGGTGTCAGGCTTCAACGTATATCCGAACGAAATCGAAGAGGTGGTCAGTCAGCATGCCAAAGTGCTGGAGTGCGCGGCGATTGGCGTGCCGAGCGACGTTTCCGGTGAGGCGGTGAAGGTGTGCGTAGTGAAGAAGGATGCCTCACTGACCGCTGATGAGCTGCTGACGCATTGCCGTCGGCATCTGACCGGGTATAAAGTGCCTAAAATTGTTGAGTTCCGCGACGAATTGCCAAAGTCCAACGTTGGCAAGATCTTGCGGCGAGAACTGCGTGACGAGCAGAACAAGCCAAAGGCCGCTGATGCCGCCTGA
- a CDS encoding Slp family lipoprotein, translated as MIIRTATNKLSLLAMACGALLLSGCVTVPDAIKGSSPTPVTDLASVQNAPSLFTGAEARFGGNVISVHNEQGKTVLEIAAVPLDNGARPTLGEPSQGRLLATVNGFLEPTDFKGQLVTVVGPITGVRPGKIGATPYKFITMNASGYKRWHLTQQIVMPPAPMGPWGWRSGPWGPGWGAGYGWYNPGPAQVQTIVTE; from the coding sequence ATGATAATCCGTACTGCTACCAATAAACTGTCGCTGCTGGCCATGGCCTGCGGCGCGCTGCTGTTATCCGGCTGTGTAACGGTTCCGGATGCGATCAAGGGGAGCTCGCCGACGCCGGTGACGGATTTGGCATCGGTGCAAAACGCACCAAGCCTGTTTACCGGTGCTGAAGCGCGTTTTGGCGGTAACGTCATCAGCGTGCACAACGAGCAGGGCAAAACGGTGCTGGAGATTGCGGCGGTACCTCTGGACAACGGCGCTCGACCGACGTTGGGCGAACCTTCTCAGGGGCGGCTGCTGGCAACGGTGAACGGTTTCCTGGAGCCGACGGATTTCAAAGGGCAACTGGTCACCGTGGTTGGGCCGATTACCGGTGTGCGCCCCGGAAAAATTGGCGCCACGCCGTATAAATTCATTACCATGAATGCCAGCGGTTACAAACGCTGGCACCTGACGCAGCAGATCGTCATGCCGCCGGCGCCGATGGGGCCATGGGGATGGCGTAGCGGGCCGTGGGGACCGGGTTGGGGCGCAGGCTATGGCTGGTACAATCCAGGGCCAGCACAGGTGCAGACTATCGTTACCGAGTAA
- the minD gene encoding septum site-determining protein MinD: MARIIVVTSGKGGVGKTTSSAAIATGLAQKGKKTVVIDFDIGLRNLDLIMGCERRVVYDFVNVIQGDATLNQALIKDKRTENLFILPASQTRDKDALTREGVEKVLNELGEMDFDFVVCDSPAGIETGALMALYFADEAIITTNPEVSSVRDSDRILGILSSKSRRAEQGKEAIKEHLLLTRYNPGRVSRGDMLSMEDVLEILRIPLVGVIPEDQSVLRASNQGEPVILDHESDAGKAYDDTVNRLLGEERPFRFIEEEKKGFLKRLFGG; encoded by the coding sequence ATGGCACGCATTATTGTTGTTACATCGGGTAAAGGGGGCGTTGGCAAGACCACTTCGAGCGCGGCCATTGCGACCGGCTTGGCCCAAAAAGGCAAGAAAACCGTGGTTATCGATTTCGACATCGGCCTGCGTAACCTTGACCTTATCATGGGCTGCGAACGCCGCGTGGTTTACGATTTCGTTAACGTGATCCAGGGTGACGCCACGCTCAACCAGGCGCTCATCAAGGATAAACGCACCGAAAACCTGTTCATTCTGCCCGCATCACAAACGCGCGACAAAGACGCGCTGACCCGTGAAGGCGTTGAAAAAGTGCTCAACGAACTGGGCGAGATGGATTTCGATTTTGTGGTCTGTGACTCACCGGCAGGTATCGAAACCGGCGCGCTGATGGCGCTGTACTTCGCCGATGAAGCCATTATTACCACCAACCCGGAAGTGTCGTCAGTACGCGACTCGGACCGCATTCTGGGTATCCTGTCGTCCAAATCGCGCCGTGCGGAACAGGGGAAGGAAGCCATCAAGGAACACCTGCTGCTCACCCGTTACAATCCGGGCCGCGTTAGCCGTGGCGACATGCTGAGCATGGAAGACGTGCTGGAAATCCTGCGTATTCCACTGGTCGGCGTGATACCGGAAGATCAATCGGTGCTGCGCGCCTCCAACCAGGGCGAACCCGTCATCCTGGACCACGAGTCTGACGCCGGCAAGGCCTACGACGACACCGTTAACCGCTTGTTAGGAGAAGAACGCCCATTCCGCTTCATCGAAGAAGAGAAGAAGGGCTTCCTGAAACGCCTTTTTGGGGGATAA
- the minE gene encoding cell division topological specificity factor MinE — MALLDFFLSRKKSTASVAKERLQIIVAERRRGDSEPPYLPDLKRDILAVICKYIQIDPEMLHVQFEQKGDDISVLELNVTLPESEEAAK; from the coding sequence ATGGCTTTGTTAGACTTTTTTCTGTCCCGCAAAAAATCGACAGCCAGTGTAGCCAAGGAACGGCTGCAGATTATCGTTGCAGAACGTCGTCGCGGGGACAGTGAGCCCCCGTATCTGCCTGATTTGAAACGCGACATTCTGGCGGTAATCTGCAAATACATTCAGATCGACCCTGAAATGCTCCACGTTCAGTTTGAGCAGAAAGGGGACGATATTTCGGTACTTGAACTTAACGTGACGTTGCCGGAATCGGAAGAAGCAGCTAAATGA
- the tsaB gene encoding tRNA (adenosine(37)-N6)-threonylcarbamoyltransferase complex dimerization subunit type 1 TsaB: MSPRILAIDTATEACSVALWNQGETHALFELCPREHTQRILPLVQQILAQSGLALSQLDALAFGRGPGSFTGVRIGIGIAQGLALGADLPMLGISTLQTMAQGAWRMTGAERVLAAIDARMGEVYWGGFERQPDGSWHDSQPEAVLSPQQVLERAQRLQGEWAQVGTGWQTYPDLLAGTPVTLRDGQMLLPQAEDMLPLALLAWQQGLACSVENAEPTYLRNEVTWKKLPGRE, from the coding sequence ATGTCCCCGCGAATTTTAGCGATTGATACGGCGACGGAAGCCTGTTCCGTCGCCCTGTGGAATCAAGGTGAAACCCACGCCTTGTTCGAACTCTGCCCACGCGAGCATACGCAACGCATATTACCGCTGGTACAACAGATATTGGCGCAATCCGGTTTGGCGCTGTCCCAGCTTGATGCGCTGGCCTTTGGCCGTGGCCCTGGTAGCTTCACCGGCGTGCGTATCGGCATTGGCATCGCGCAAGGGCTGGCATTGGGCGCCGATCTGCCGATGCTTGGCATTTCGACCTTGCAAACCATGGCGCAGGGTGCCTGGCGCATGACCGGCGCCGAGCGCGTGCTGGCGGCGATCGACGCTCGGATGGGCGAGGTGTATTGGGGCGGTTTTGAACGCCAACCCGATGGCAGCTGGCATGACAGCCAGCCCGAAGCGGTGCTGTCGCCGCAGCAGGTGCTGGAACGTGCACAACGGCTGCAAGGGGAGTGGGCGCAGGTCGGCACCGGCTGGCAAACCTATCCCGATCTGCTGGCCGGCACGCCAGTTACGCTGCGCGACGGGCAAATGCTATTGCCGCAGGCCGAAGACATGTTACCGCTGGCGCTGCTTGCCTGGCAGCAGGGGCTGGCGTGCAGCGTGGAAAACGCCGAGCCGACCTATTTGCGTAATGAAGTGACATGGAAAAAACTACCGGGCCGTGAATAA
- the rnd gene encoding ribonuclease D yields MNYTLITTDAGLQQVCEQARKHAQIALDTEFVRTRTYYPQLGLIQLYDGEQLSLIDPLPIKQWQPFVDLLADSAVVKFLHAGSEDLEVFLNAFNTLPTPLVDTQILAAFTGKPLSCGFATLVAQYMQVELDKSESRTDWLARPLTERQCVYAAADVFYLLPMARQLVQETEQAGWTAAASSECLLLCQRRSETLAPELAYREITNAWQLRARQLGCLQKLAEWRLRQARERDLAVNFVVREENLWAVARHMPGSLGELDALGLSGPEIRYHGKTLLALVEEANQMDESALPPPVASLIDQPGYKKVFKDIKAAIVTVSEQSGLSSELLASRRQINQLLNWHWKLKNGDGLPELISGWRAELLAEPLQAILKNY; encoded by the coding sequence TTGAATTATACGTTGATCACTACCGACGCCGGATTGCAGCAGGTCTGCGAACAGGCAAGAAAACATGCGCAGATTGCGCTCGACACCGAATTTGTCAGAACGCGTACCTACTATCCGCAGTTAGGCCTGATCCAGTTATACGATGGTGAACAACTCTCCCTGATTGATCCACTGCCAATCAAACAATGGCAGCCGTTTGTCGATCTGCTGGCCGACAGTGCAGTGGTCAAGTTCTTGCACGCCGGTAGCGAAGATCTGGAGGTGTTTTTGAACGCCTTCAATACGTTGCCCACTCCGCTGGTCGATACGCAGATCCTGGCCGCCTTTACCGGCAAGCCGCTGTCGTGCGGTTTTGCCACTCTGGTGGCGCAATACATGCAGGTCGAACTGGATAAAAGCGAATCGCGTACCGACTGGCTGGCGCGTCCATTGACCGAACGCCAGTGCGTGTATGCCGCCGCCGACGTGTTTTATCTGTTGCCGATGGCCAGGCAGTTGGTGCAGGAAACCGAACAGGCCGGCTGGACCGCTGCCGCCAGCAGCGAGTGCCTGCTGTTGTGCCAACGCCGCAGCGAAACGCTGGCGCCGGAACTGGCCTACCGTGAAATCACCAACGCCTGGCAGCTGCGCGCGCGTCAGTTGGGCTGTCTGCAAAAGCTGGCGGAGTGGCGGTTGCGTCAGGCGCGTGAACGCGATCTGGCGGTTAATTTTGTGGTGCGTGAAGAAAATCTGTGGGCGGTAGCGCGTCATATGCCGGGGTCGTTGGGGGAGCTGGATGCCCTTGGCCTGAGTGGTCCGGAAATTCGCTATCACGGTAAAACCCTGCTGGCGCTGGTCGAGGAAGCCAACCAGATGGACGAGAGCGCGTTGCCGCCACCGGTCGCGAGCCTGATCGACCAGCCTGGTTACAAGAAAGTGTTCAAGGATATCAAGGCGGCGATCGTTACCGTCAGCGAACAAAGCGGTCTCAGCAGCGAGCTGTTGGCATCGCGACGTCAGATCAACCAGTTGCTCAATTGGCACTGGAAATTGAAAAACGGCGACGGTCTGCCGGAATTAATCAGTGGTTGGCGTGCGGAATTATTAGCCGAACCTTTGCAGGCTATTCTGAAGAATTATTAA
- a CDS encoding ATP-dependent DNA helicase, translating to MADDFATDGALAQAISGFKPREAQRLMAEAVTEAITFKQELVVEAGTGTGKTFAYLAPALRAKRKVIISTGSKALQDQLYTRDLPTMAKALKFKGKLALLKGRSNYLCLERLEQQSMAGGELAGQTLIDLVRLRGWSSQTVEGDISTCSDVAEDSFVWPLVTSTNDNCLGSDCPLYKDCFVVKARRRAMDADVVVVNHHLFLADMVVKESGFAELIPEAEVMIFDEAHQIPDIASQYFGKQLTSRQLMDLAKDITIAYRTEVRDSAQLQKSADRLNQSTQDFRLALGEPGFRGNLREVLNQPNVQRALVLLDDALELCYDVVKLSLGRSALLDAAFERATQYRARLKRLKNVDEPGFSYWYECNSRHFVLALTPLTVAERFRELLDDKPGTWIFTSATLSVNEQMSHFTDRLGLNKAKTLLLPSPFDYANQALLCVPRNLPSPNQPGGARQLARMLRPMIEANQGRCFFLCTSHQMMRELAEEFRATMTLPVLLQGETSKGQLLAQFVEAGNALLVATSSFWEGVDVRGDALSCVIIDKLPFTSPDDPLLKARIEDCRLRGGDPFNDVQLPDAVITLKQGVGRLIRDTDDRGVLVICDNRLVMRPYGEVFLNSLPPTPRTRDLAQAIAFLKAQ from the coding sequence GTGGCAGACGATTTCGCAACAGACGGCGCCCTGGCGCAGGCAATCAGCGGCTTTAAACCGCGTGAAGCGCAGCGGCTGATGGCCGAAGCGGTTACCGAAGCGATTACATTCAAGCAGGAACTGGTGGTGGAGGCGGGCACCGGCACCGGTAAAACCTTCGCGTATCTGGCACCGGCGCTGCGCGCCAAGCGCAAAGTGATCATTTCTACCGGTTCCAAAGCGTTACAGGATCAGCTGTATACACGTGATTTACCCACCATGGCCAAGGCGCTAAAATTCAAAGGCAAGCTGGCGCTGTTGAAAGGGCGCTCCAACTATTTGTGCCTGGAGCGGCTGGAGCAGCAGTCGATGGCCGGCGGAGAGCTGGCCGGTCAGACGTTGATTGACCTGGTGCGGTTGCGCGGCTGGTCTTCGCAAACGGTAGAAGGCGATATCAGCACCTGCAGCGACGTGGCGGAAGACAGTTTTGTCTGGCCGCTGGTGACCAGCACCAACGACAACTGCCTGGGCAGCGACTGCCCGCTGTACAAAGACTGCTTCGTGGTCAAGGCACGCCGCCGGGCGATGGATGCCGACGTGGTGGTGGTCAATCATCATCTTTTTCTGGCCGACATGGTGGTAAAGGAAAGCGGCTTTGCGGAACTGATCCCCGAAGCGGAAGTGATGATTTTCGATGAGGCCCATCAGATCCCGGACATTGCCAGCCAATATTTCGGCAAGCAGCTCACCAGTCGTCAGTTAATGGATTTAGCCAAAGACATTACTATCGCTTATCGCACTGAGGTACGCGATTCGGCCCAATTGCAAAAAAGCGCCGACCGCCTGAACCAGAGTACCCAGGATTTCCGCTTGGCGCTGGGGGAACCGGGTTTTCGCGGCAATCTGCGTGAGGTATTGAACCAGCCCAACGTGCAGCGCGCCTTGGTACTGCTCGATGATGCGCTGGAGCTGTGCTATGACGTGGTCAAACTGTCCCTTGGCCGCTCGGCGCTGTTGGACGCGGCGTTCGAACGTGCCACCCAATACCGGGCTCGCCTCAAGCGCTTGAAAAATGTCGACGAACCGGGCTTCAGTTATTGGTATGAATGTAATTCGCGTCATTTTGTTTTGGCGTTGACGCCGCTGACGGTCGCCGAACGCTTTCGCGAATTGCTGGACGACAAGCCGGGGACCTGGATTTTTACCTCGGCCACGCTGTCGGTAAACGAACAGATGAGCCACTTTACCGATCGGCTTGGCTTGAACAAGGCCAAAACGCTGCTGTTGCCCAGCCCGTTTGATTATGCCAATCAGGCGTTGCTGTGTGTGCCGCGCAATCTGCCTTCGCCCAATCAGCCCGGCGGGGCGCGTCAGTTGGCGCGTATGCTGCGGCCGATGATTGAAGCCAACCAGGGGCGATGCTTCTTTTTATGCACCTCGCACCAGATGATGCGCGAACTGGCCGAAGAGTTTCGCGCCACGATGACGCTGCCGGTATTGCTGCAGGGTGAAACCAGCAAGGGCCAATTACTGGCGCAGTTTGTCGAGGCCGGCAATGCGCTATTGGTGGCGACCAGCAGTTTCTGGGAAGGGGTTGACGTGCGCGGTGATGCGCTGTCGTGCGTGATTATCGATAAACTGCCGTTTACCTCGCCGGACGATCCATTGCTCAAGGCGCGTATCGAGGATTGTCGCCTGCGCGGCGGCGATCCATTCAATGACGTACAGTTGCCGGATGCGGTGATTACCCTCAAGCAGGGCGTTGGCCGTTTGATCCGCGACACCGACGATCGTGGTGTGTTGGTGATTTGCGACAACCGTCTGGTGATGCGCCCGTACGGCGAGGTATTTCTCAACAGTTTGCCGCCAACGCCGCGCACCCGCGATCTGGCGCAGGCTATCGCCTTCCTCAAGGCGCAATAG
- a CDS encoding YcgL domain-containing protein codes for MLCVIYRSPKRDQTYLYVEKKDDFSRVPEDLLKSFGTPQFAMLLNLEGRKRLANADIEKVKEALQEEGFYLQFPPPVENLLNQHLTGGE; via the coding sequence ATGCTTTGTGTGATCTATAGAAGCCCAAAACGTGACCAAACTTATCTTTATGTCGAAAAAAAAGACGATTTTTCTCGCGTACCGGAAGATTTGCTGAAAAGTTTCGGTACGCCGCAGTTTGCCATGCTGCTTAATCTTGAAGGGCGTAAAAGATTAGCCAATGCGGATATTGAAAAAGTGAAAGAGGCCTTGCAGGAAGAAGGGTTTTATCTGCAATTCCCGCCGCCGGTAGAAAATTTATTAAATCAGCATCTGACCGGCGGGGAGTAA